A region from the Peptostreptococcaceae bacterium genome encodes:
- a CDS encoding rubrerythrin family protein: MKDLKGTKTAVNLMTSFAGESQANMRYSYYASQAIKDGYVQIKNIFEETAGNEREHAKRFYKFLRDNLQEEAIEITAAFPVNLGDTKSNLKAAANGEHEEHTDMYPEFARIAAEEGFKEISIIFQEVAEVEERHEKRFLKLLENIENGTVFSKEEPVEWKCNNCGYIHKGKAAPNKCPACDHPIDYFEVFVETY; the protein is encoded by the coding sequence ATGAAAGACTTGAAAGGCACAAAAACCGCAGTAAACTTAATGACTTCTTTTGCAGGGGAATCCCAGGCAAACATGAGATATTCATACTATGCATCGCAAGCGATAAAAGACGGTTATGTTCAAATAAAAAATATTTTCGAAGAAACCGCCGGCAACGAAAGAGAACATGCAAAAAGGTTTTATAAATTTTTGAGAGACAATCTGCAGGAAGAAGCAATTGAAATCACCGCAGCTTTCCCTGTCAATTTAGGCGACACTAAATCCAATCTTAAAGCCGCTGCAAATGGCGAACATGAAGAGCATACGGATATGTATCCCGAATTTGCAAGAATTGCCGCCGAGGAAGGCTTCAAAGAAATATCAATAATCTTTCAAGAAGTTGCAGAAGTAGAGGAAAGACACGAGAAAAGATTTTTAAAGCTTCTTGAAAATATTGAAAATGGAACTGTATTCAGTAAAGAAGAACCCGTGGAATGGAAATGCAACAATTGCGGTTATATTCACAAAGGAAAAGCAGCTCCTAATAAATGTCCCGCTTGCGACCACCCCATTGATTACTTTGAGGTCTTTGTTGAAACATACTAA
- a CDS encoding methylated-DNA--[protein]-cysteine S-methyltransferase: MYYTIMKTHICDIILVGDESGLSHLHLDTSKGKRVFEIENNWIYNNEFFKEIIVQINAYFLGKLKNFSIKLNPAGTTYQKKVWKELGKIPFSETCTYKDIAVRIGNPKAARAIGMANSKNPIPLIVPCHRVIGSNGKLTGFAHGLEIKEKLIRFEKISTVYNMLLGYYGDLNWWPADSDYEMMVGAVLTQNTTWRNAAKAIANLGENLLPEKITKMATEELAEFIKPSGYYNQKAIKIKALTLWFQSYDFRIEAAMEIDAEALRKELLNVDGIGKETADCILTYSLKKPYFVIDTYTRRFFKRLGFDVPVDYDEFRIRIESVVEKNIDIYSRYHALIVEHSKQFCTKVPLCDGCPLYDLCEKNI; this comes from the coding sequence ATGTACTATACAATAATGAAAACCCATATTTGCGACATAATCCTTGTGGGTGACGAGAGTGGACTCAGTCATTTGCACCTTGATACTTCAAAGGGAAAACGGGTGTTTGAAATAGAAAATAATTGGATTTACAACAATGAGTTTTTTAAAGAGATAATTGTGCAGATAAATGCTTATTTCCTTGGGAAGCTTAAAAATTTCAGCATCAAGTTGAACCCAGCGGGTACCACTTATCAAAAGAAGGTATGGAAAGAACTTGGCAAAATTCCATTCAGCGAAACTTGCACGTATAAGGATATTGCCGTTAGAATCGGGAATCCCAAAGCCGCGAGGGCCATAGGAATGGCTAACAGCAAGAATCCAATTCCACTGATTGTTCCCTGCCATAGGGTGATTGGCTCAAATGGGAAGCTTACAGGATTTGCGCACGGACTGGAAATAAAAGAAAAACTTATTCGCTTCGAGAAAATCAGCACTGTCTATAATATGCTGTTAGGTTACTATGGCGATCTCAATTGGTGGCCTGCCGACAGCGACTATGAGATGATGGTTGGGGCAGTCTTAACTCAAAATACAACATGGAGAAATGCGGCTAAGGCGATTGCCAATTTGGGGGAAAATCTTCTTCCTGAGAAAATCACAAAGATGGCAACCGAAGAATTGGCTGAATTTATTAAACCTAGTGGGTACTATAATCAAAAGGCGATTAAGATAAAAGCTTTGACCCTTTGGTTTCAAAGTTATGATTTTAGAATTGAAGCAGCAATGGAAATAGATGCTGAGGCCTTGAGAAAAGAATTGCTGAATGTGGATGGCATAGGAAAAGAGACTGCGGATTGCATTCTGACATATAGCCTTAAAAAGCCTTATTTTGTTATTGACACATATACCAGAAGGTTCTTCAAGAGACTTGGGTTTGATGTGCCGGTCGATTATGATGAGTTTAGGATTAGGATTGAAAGTGTTGTTGAAAAGAATATTGACATATATAGCAGATATCACGCTTTGATTGTCGAGCATTCAAAGCAATTTTGCACAAAGGTTCCATTATGTGACGGATGTCCTCTATATGATTTATGCGAAAAAAATATTTAG